A genome region from Geodermatophilus bullaregiensis includes the following:
- the bluB gene encoding 5,6-dimethylbenzimidazole synthase has product MTSPGPVPVYPRPVPLVGDPTSAAQRAGDPAGWAMPGSAEGLYAVVAARRDVRRYRPDPVPDDVLQRVLAAGHAAPSVGHSQPWRFVVVRDPAIRDRAAVLTDRERLRQAARLEPDAARRLLDLQLEGVREAPLGIVVCCDRRTPAAGVLGRATFPDADLWSCAAAIQNLWLAARAEGLGMGWVTLFRPEELAGLVGLPDGVATLGWLCLGWPDERPPAPGLERAGWSRRLPLSAVVVEDRWPADDGGPAAPPSHLRAPGREAVVGARDEADRLLTPPGSLGVLDRAVDRVVALGRGEVTGGTLVLAAADHPVAALGVSAYEVRVTRDVARAALAGVSVGATAAAAAGLATVVVDAGVAGDPLPGAVDARPAGPRGDLAASPALTGDDVTRLLAAGRALGAAHPGLVALGEVGVGNTTVAAALAAGLLAADPAEVTGLGAGADSDVLERKRAVVAAAVARAGAGLDRDPARALAELGGPELTVLAGVVLGAAEAGTAVVLDGFAVSVAALAAVLLEPGAQAGLVAGQRSRERGHDLVLQALGLEPLLDLRLRAGEGAGAALAAGLLLDGLRVRRKTARVD; this is encoded by the coding sequence GTGACCTCCCCCGGCCCGGTGCCGGTCTACCCGCGCCCGGTCCCCCTCGTCGGCGACCCGACGTCGGCGGCGCAGCGGGCCGGCGACCCCGCCGGCTGGGCCATGCCCGGCTCCGCCGAGGGCCTCTACGCCGTGGTCGCCGCGCGCCGCGACGTCCGCCGCTACCGCCCCGACCCGGTGCCCGACGACGTCCTGCAGCGGGTGCTCGCCGCCGGGCACGCCGCGCCGTCGGTGGGGCACAGCCAGCCGTGGCGCTTCGTCGTCGTCCGCGACCCCGCGATCCGCGACCGCGCCGCCGTCCTCACCGACCGCGAGCGGCTGCGCCAGGCCGCGCGGCTGGAGCCCGACGCCGCCCGCCGGCTGCTCGACCTGCAGCTCGAGGGCGTGCGCGAGGCGCCGCTGGGGATCGTCGTCTGCTGCGACCGGCGGACGCCGGCGGCCGGCGTGCTGGGGCGGGCCACCTTCCCCGACGCCGACCTGTGGAGCTGCGCGGCGGCGATCCAGAACCTGTGGCTGGCGGCCCGCGCCGAGGGCCTCGGCATGGGCTGGGTGACGCTGTTCCGCCCCGAGGAGCTCGCCGGGCTGGTCGGCCTGCCCGACGGCGTGGCCACGCTCGGCTGGCTGTGCCTGGGCTGGCCCGACGAGCGCCCGCCGGCGCCGGGGCTGGAGCGGGCCGGCTGGTCGCGGCGGCTGCCGCTGTCGGCCGTCGTCGTCGAGGACCGCTGGCCGGCCGACGACGGCGGTCCCGCGGCTCCCCCGTCGCACCTGCGCGCGCCCGGCCGCGAGGCGGTGGTCGGCGCCCGCGACGAGGCCGACCGGCTGCTCACCCCGCCGGGCTCGCTCGGCGTGCTCGACCGGGCCGTCGACCGCGTGGTGGCACTGGGCCGCGGCGAGGTGACCGGCGGCACGCTCGTGCTGGCCGCCGCCGACCACCCGGTCGCCGCGCTCGGCGTCTCGGCCTACGAGGTGCGGGTCACCCGCGACGTCGCCCGCGCGGCGCTGGCCGGGGTCTCGGTGGGCGCGACCGCCGCCGCCGCGGCCGGGCTGGCGACCGTCGTCGTCGACGCCGGCGTGGCCGGTGACCCGCTGCCCGGCGCGGTGGACGCCCGGCCCGCCGGCCCCCGCGGCGACCTGGCGGCCTCCCCCGCCCTGACCGGCGACGACGTCACCCGGCTGCTCGCCGCCGGCCGGGCGCTGGGGGCGGCGCACCCGGGTCTCGTGGCCCTGGGCGAGGTCGGCGTCGGCAACACCACCGTGGCCGCCGCGCTGGCCGCCGGGCTGCTGGCCGCCGACCCGGCGGAGGTCACCGGCCTCGGCGCGGGCGCCGACAGCGACGTCCTGGAGCGCAAGCGCGCCGTCGTGGCCGCGGCGGTGGCCCGGGCCGGAGCCGGGCTCGACCGCGACCCGGCCCGCGCGCTGGCCGAGCTCGGCGGCCCGGAGCTCACCGTGCTGGCCGGGGTGGTGCTCGGCGCCGCGGAGGCCGGCACCGCCGTCGTCCTGGACGGGTTCGCCGTCTCGGTGGCGGCGCTGGCCGCCGTCCTGCTCGAGCCCGGTGCCCAGGCCGGCCTGGTCGCGGGCCAGCGCAGCCGCGAGCGCGGGCACGACCTGGTGCTGCAGGCGCTGGGCCTCGAGCCGCTGCTGGACCTGCGGCTGCGGGCCGGGGAGGGCGCCGGGGCCGCGCTGGCCGCCGGGCTGCTGCTCGACGGGCTGCGGGTCCGGCGCAAGACCGCCCGGGTCGACTGA
- a CDS encoding MmcQ/YjbR family DNA-binding protein, producing MTPDDVRALALALPEVTEADHHGRPSFRLGTAVLATLWAPGILNVMLGESDARAAEGGAVSLLWWGKRLSGVQVDLAAADEATVADLLEESWNRRAPARLRRGRP from the coding sequence GTGACCCCGGACGACGTCCGCGCCCTGGCCCTCGCCCTCCCGGAGGTCACCGAGGCCGACCACCACGGCCGCCCCTCGTTCCGGCTGGGGACCGCCGTGCTCGCCACGCTGTGGGCACCGGGCATCCTCAACGTCATGCTCGGGGAGTCGGATGCGCGCGCGGCCGAGGGCGGTGCGGTCTCGCTGCTGTGGTGGGGGAAGCGCCTCTCCGGCGTGCAGGTGGACCTCGCGGCCGCCGACGAGGCGACCGTCGCCGACCTGCTCGAGGAGTCCTGGAACCGCCGGGCGCCGGCCCGGCTGCGGCGGGGGCGCCCGTGA
- a CDS encoding VOC family protein: MTAPTPTVWPAFRAADAPALIRWLVDVLGFAEALVVRDGDLVAHAELAWPPGGGVMLGSVRDDGGWPVRPGATGAYLVTHDVHGVWARVQAAGADVVRPLQQTGHGGEEFSVRDPEGNSWSVGDYRGAPRP, from the coding sequence ATGACAGCTCCCACCCCCACCGTCTGGCCCGCCTTCCGCGCCGCCGACGCCCCCGCCCTCATCCGCTGGCTGGTCGACGTCCTCGGCTTCGCGGAGGCCCTCGTCGTCCGCGACGGCGACCTGGTCGCCCACGCCGAGCTCGCCTGGCCGCCCGGCGGCGGGGTGATGCTCGGCTCCGTCCGCGACGACGGCGGCTGGCCCGTCCGGCCCGGTGCCACCGGTGCCTACCTGGTCACCCACGACGTGCACGGCGTGTGGGCGCGCGTGCAGGCCGCCGGGGCCGACGTCGTCCGGCCGCTGCAGCAGACCGGCCACGGCGGGGAGGAGTTCTCCGTGCGCGACCCGGAGGGCAACAGCTGGAGCGTGGGCGACTACCGCGGGGCGCCACGGCCGTGA
- a CDS encoding helix-turn-helix domain-containing protein, whose protein sequence is MTGESVAHRPSPALQGLVARAVGYRHEGLPPGVHRGLPSPALTLVVTLDDPLDVAAHPDPAQAAGRYDALLGGLHTTPALIRHPGRQAGLQLDLTPLGARRLLGVPAGALAGLDCDLDDLLGRAGGELVERVRAARDWPARFAAVDDVLRRAVRPLPDAAPEVAEAWRLTVAGAGRLRVAELARRVGWSERHLTVRFRAETGLGPKEAARVVRFDRARRVLAARVSAGRRPDLAGLAAAGGFADQAHLTRDWRVFSGLSPLRWLAAEIGFVQDGTAAVPGGSAA, encoded by the coding sequence GTGACCGGTGAGTCCGTGGCGCACCGGCCCTCGCCCGCACTGCAGGGGCTGGTGGCCCGCGCCGTCGGCTACCGGCACGAGGGGCTGCCGCCCGGCGTCCACCGGGGCCTGCCCTCCCCCGCCCTGACCCTCGTCGTCACCCTGGACGACCCGCTCGACGTCGCCGCCCACCCCGACCCGGCGCAGGCCGCCGGCCGCTACGACGCGCTCCTCGGCGGCCTGCACACGACGCCGGCGCTCATCCGGCACCCCGGCCGCCAGGCCGGCCTGCAGCTGGACCTGACGCCGCTCGGCGCGCGCCGGCTGCTGGGCGTGCCCGCCGGCGCGCTGGCCGGCCTCGACTGCGACCTGGACGACCTCCTCGGGCGGGCCGGCGGCGAGCTGGTCGAGCGGGTGCGGGCCGCCCGGGACTGGCCGGCCCGCTTCGCCGCCGTCGACGACGTGCTGCGGCGCGCCGTCCGGCCGCTGCCCGACGCCGCGCCCGAGGTCGCCGAGGCCTGGCGGCTCACCGTGGCCGGAGCCGGGCGGCTGCGGGTGGCCGAGCTCGCCCGCCGGGTCGGCTGGTCGGAGCGGCACCTCACCGTCCGCTTCCGTGCCGAGACCGGGCTGGGCCCCAAGGAGGCCGCCCGGGTGGTCCGCTTCGACCGCGCCCGCCGCGTCCTGGCCGCCCGCGTCTCGGCCGGGCGCCGCCCCGACCTCGCCGGACTCGCCGCCGCGGGCGGCTTCGCCGACCAGGCCCACCTGACCCGCGACTGGCGGGTGTTCAGCGGCCTGTCCCCGCTGCGCTGGCTGGCCGCGGAGATCGGGTTCGTCCAAGACGGCACCGCAGCCGTCCCGGGAGGCTCGGCGGCATGA
- a CDS encoding DUF4190 domain-containing protein codes for MTQWDARGSGAGQQGWPAHGYPGAPAAHGPPQAPYGPPQGPYGPPPGHPGTGYPPPYGYGYVPRRTNGFAVASMVLGIVWVYWIGSVLALVFGYVARSQIRERGEAGDGMAIAGIVLGWIGVGFFGLVLLAGIAAGS; via the coding sequence ATGACCCAGTGGGACGCGCGGGGCTCCGGTGCCGGTCAGCAGGGCTGGCCCGCCCACGGCTACCCGGGCGCCCCGGCGGCCCACGGACCGCCGCAGGCGCCCTACGGACCGCCGCAGGGGCCGTACGGACCGCCGCCCGGGCACCCGGGCACCGGGTACCCGCCGCCCTACGGGTACGGCTACGTGCCGCGGCGCACCAACGGGTTCGCCGTCGCGTCGATGGTCCTGGGGATCGTCTGGGTCTACTGGATCGGCAGCGTCCTGGCGCTCGTCTTCGGCTACGTCGCGCGCAGCCAGATCCGCGAGCGCGGTGAGGCCGGCGACGGCATGGCGATCGCCGGCATCGTGCTCGGCTGGATCGGTGTGGGGTTCTTCGGCCTGGTCCTCCTCGCGGGCATCGCGGCCGGATCCTGA
- a CDS encoding HNH endonuclease signature motif containing protein, which produces MSELRSALDELAALDLAELSDDAVLDLVGELSTVANRVAAVLTSAVRVADRREAYRRDGAVSMKSWLRGSCRLAPEEATAIVSSGRRIEQLPATAAAFAAGEITAVHARVITCAMTPGRVTKAAEAGIELAETDVILADLARKTTPHETKQGVKRWVAGIDPDGTLGEAADVRRRFSMADGLDGRVHVRGEFDPVGAEYLHTALAALMNGDRPAGGTRSHAEHQADALVALARGALDGGSLPDVRGERPHVRVTIDWQALCAARGAAGVSGGSLGWAGPICPETARRLACDAGVVRVVTGPDGLPLDVSRAQRTATAAIRRAVEIRDGHCVFAGCDAPPEWCDVHHVVHWAHGGPTSCDNGALLCERHHTACHEGGFSVSRDPGTSTWHTWRSDGTEVLSRAGP; this is translated from the coding sequence GTGTCCGAGCTCCGTTCGGCTCTCGACGAACTCGCCGCACTCGACCTCGCCGAGCTGTCCGACGACGCCGTGCTCGACCTCGTCGGTGAGCTGAGCACCGTCGCCAACCGGGTGGCCGCCGTCCTCACGTCGGCCGTGCGGGTGGCCGACCGCCGCGAGGCGTACCGGCGCGACGGCGCCGTCTCGATGAAGAGCTGGCTGCGCGGCAGCTGCCGGCTGGCGCCGGAGGAGGCCACGGCGATCGTGTCCAGCGGCCGGCGGATCGAGCAGCTGCCGGCCACTGCCGCAGCCTTCGCCGCCGGGGAGATCACTGCCGTCCACGCCAGGGTGATCACCTGCGCCATGACGCCGGGCCGCGTCACCAAGGCCGCCGAGGCGGGGATCGAGCTGGCCGAGACGGACGTGATCCTCGCGGACCTCGCGCGGAAGACGACGCCGCACGAGACGAAGCAGGGTGTGAAGCGCTGGGTGGCCGGGATCGACCCCGACGGCACGCTCGGCGAGGCGGCCGACGTCCGCCGCCGCTTCAGCATGGCCGACGGCCTCGACGGCCGCGTGCACGTCCGCGGCGAGTTCGACCCGGTCGGCGCCGAGTACCTGCACACCGCCCTGGCGGCGCTGATGAACGGCGACCGCCCGGCCGGCGGCACCCGGAGCCACGCGGAGCACCAGGCCGACGCGCTGGTCGCCCTGGCCCGCGGCGCACTGGACGGCGGCTCGCTGCCCGACGTCCGCGGGGAGCGGCCGCACGTCCGGGTCACCATCGACTGGCAGGCCCTCTGCGCCGCACGGGGCGCAGCAGGCGTCTCCGGGGGCTCGCTGGGGTGGGCCGGACCGATCTGCCCTGAGACGGCACGGCGCCTGGCCTGCGACGCGGGCGTCGTACGGGTGGTCACCGGACCGGACGGGCTGCCGCTCGACGTCAGCCGCGCCCAGCGCACCGCCACCGCAGCCATCCGCCGGGCCGTCGAGATCCGCGACGGCCACTGCGTCTTCGCCGGTTGTGACGCACCGCCCGAGTGGTGCGACGTCCACCACGTCGTGCACTGGGCGCACGGCGGGCCGACGTCCTGTGACAACGGCGCACTGCTCTGCGAGCGGCACCACACCGCCTGTCACGAAGGCGGCTTCTCCGTCTCCCGGGATCCCGGGACGAGCACCTGGCACACCTGGCGGTCCGACGGCACCGAGGTCCTCAGCCGCGCCGGCCCCTGA
- a CDS encoding DEAD/DEAH box helicase — MFEDLRPRLTDAVIRRSVGDATFRRGAAYAREGRVSLVVHHLDEVSGQVAGQGGVYRTVAEWGGDAARWWGECSCPVGDDCKHVAALLLVAREALPGPPRTAVTATPDWERALAPLVAPAPSADQRGTSIGLQFEVSGTGPRRAVRLRPVVPGARGRWIRSGVSWRTLEYGSLGRRDPDHAGALTVLYRAHQLADGGAGSYGYWSGEPPVLLDDFGPELWPALRQVAGAGVPMLTSSGAPVRLAGGPARLAVDLRYDDTALRIRPVLALPAGGDLPLPADEVGLLGDPPHGAVLASGAPGLPAGLVPDGGLLLVPLDRVDRRAAPLFRGPAVTVPRGDVDRFLADFYPAVRRTVAVGSSDGSVALPEVLPPRLCLQITHAGGHRATSTWSVLYRVGEEDRRLPWAGGAGAAHDPVRDPSAEERLVRQLPDAVDRVPGLCLSAAPRRRLVPTAQLQGMDTVVLATEVVPALCEAGVVVEVTGDPPDYRHTGSSPVVHVSATDGADNDWFDLGVTVTVDDEEVPFALLFVTLAAGESHLVLPSGTWFDVRRPEFDRLRRLIDEARDLQDADGPGLRISRYQAGLWEELVELGVVAEQSERWARDVQGLLGLDTATPPPVPAGLDAQLRPYQLEGLRWLACLWDAGLGGVLADDMGLGKTLQTLAVLCRAQEAGTLTAPVLVVAPTSVVSNWAREAARFAPGLTVRVVESTGRKLRMPLAEVVAGADLVITTYTLLRLDEGAYGALPWSGLVLDEAQFVKNHTARTYAAARRLPARFKLAITGTPLENSLMDLWSMLSIVAPGLFPDPKRFTEHYRTPIERGGDPAALETLRRRIRPLVLRRTKEQVAAELPPKQEQVLEVVLDPRHRKVYDTHLQRERRTVLGLVDDLQKNRFTIFRSLTLLRQLALDPALVDDASTGIPSSKADAFLEHVQEVVSEGHRVLVFSQFTRFLRTVRDRLDAHGVAHAYLDGRTRDRAQRIEEFRSGRAPVFLISLKAGGSGLNLTEADYVYVLDPWWNPAVEAQAIDRAHRIGQDRTVMVYRLVAADTIEEKVVALQERKRDLFARVLDDDGALTGPLTADDIRGLFS; from the coding sequence GTGTTCGAGGACCTGCGGCCCAGGCTGACCGACGCCGTCATCCGGCGCTCGGTCGGCGACGCGACGTTCCGGCGCGGCGCCGCCTACGCCCGTGAAGGCCGCGTGTCCCTGGTGGTCCACCATCTGGACGAGGTCAGTGGCCAGGTGGCCGGGCAGGGTGGCGTCTACCGGACCGTCGCCGAGTGGGGTGGGGACGCGGCGCGCTGGTGGGGTGAGTGCAGCTGCCCGGTCGGTGACGACTGCAAGCACGTGGCCGCCCTCCTCCTGGTCGCGCGGGAGGCGCTGCCCGGCCCGCCGAGGACGGCCGTCACGGCGACGCCCGACTGGGAACGGGCCCTGGCTCCACTGGTCGCCCCGGCGCCGTCGGCGGACCAGCGGGGCACGTCCATCGGCCTGCAGTTCGAGGTCTCGGGGACCGGGCCGCGGCGTGCCGTCCGGCTGCGCCCCGTCGTCCCGGGCGCCAGGGGCCGCTGGATCCGCAGCGGGGTGTCCTGGCGGACACTGGAGTACGGCTCGCTCGGCCGCCGCGATCCCGACCACGCCGGCGCGCTGACGGTCCTGTACCGCGCGCACCAGCTGGCCGACGGCGGCGCCGGGTCCTACGGCTACTGGTCCGGCGAGCCGCCGGTGCTCCTCGACGACTTCGGACCCGAGCTGTGGCCGGCCCTGCGGCAGGTCGCCGGTGCGGGCGTGCCGATGCTGACGAGCAGCGGCGCGCCCGTGCGGCTGGCCGGCGGACCGGCGCGGCTCGCGGTCGACCTGCGCTACGACGACACCGCCCTGCGGATCCGCCCGGTCCTCGCGCTCCCGGCCGGTGGCGACCTGCCGCTGCCGGCCGACGAGGTGGGCCTGCTGGGCGATCCGCCGCACGGCGCCGTCCTCGCGTCCGGCGCCCCGGGGCTCCCCGCCGGGCTCGTCCCCGACGGCGGGTTGCTGCTCGTCCCGCTGGACCGGGTGGACCGCCGGGCCGCACCGCTGTTCCGTGGCCCCGCCGTGACGGTGCCCCGCGGCGACGTCGACCGGTTCCTCGCCGACTTCTACCCGGCCGTGCGCCGCACGGTGGCCGTGGGGTCCTCCGACGGCTCCGTGGCGCTGCCGGAGGTCCTCCCGCCCCGGCTGTGCCTGCAGATCACCCACGCCGGCGGCCACCGGGCGACGTCGACCTGGTCGGTGCTCTACCGCGTCGGCGAGGAGGACCGCCGGCTGCCGTGGGCCGGGGGAGCCGGCGCCGCCCACGACCCCGTGCGGGATCCCTCGGCGGAGGAGCGGTTGGTCCGGCAGCTGCCGGACGCCGTCGACCGGGTGCCCGGGCTGTGCCTGTCCGCAGCACCGCGGCGCCGGCTGGTCCCGACCGCGCAGCTGCAGGGCATGGACACCGTCGTCCTCGCCACCGAGGTGGTGCCCGCGCTGTGCGAGGCCGGGGTCGTCGTCGAGGTCACCGGCGACCCGCCGGACTACCGGCACACCGGCTCGTCGCCCGTCGTGCACGTCTCCGCGACCGACGGGGCGGACAACGACTGGTTCGACCTCGGCGTCACGGTCACCGTCGACGACGAGGAGGTGCCGTTCGCCCTGCTCTTCGTCACGCTGGCCGCGGGTGAGAGCCACCTGGTGCTGCCCAGCGGCACCTGGTTCGACGTCCGCCGCCCCGAGTTCGACCGGCTGCGCCGCCTGATCGACGAGGCGCGTGACCTGCAGGACGCCGACGGTCCCGGGCTGCGGATCAGCCGCTACCAGGCCGGGCTGTGGGAGGAACTGGTCGAACTCGGGGTGGTGGCCGAGCAGAGCGAGCGGTGGGCACGCGACGTCCAGGGCCTGCTCGGGCTCGACACGGCCACCCCACCGCCCGTCCCGGCGGGCCTGGACGCGCAGCTGCGGCCCTACCAGCTCGAGGGTCTCCGGTGGCTGGCCTGCCTGTGGGACGCCGGGCTCGGCGGCGTGCTCGCCGACGACATGGGGCTGGGCAAGACCCTGCAGACGCTCGCCGTGCTGTGCCGGGCGCAGGAGGCCGGCACCCTGACCGCGCCCGTCCTCGTGGTCGCGCCGACGAGCGTGGTGTCGAACTGGGCGCGCGAGGCGGCCCGGTTCGCTCCCGGCCTCACCGTCCGGGTGGTCGAGTCGACCGGCCGGAAGCTCCGGATGCCGCTCGCCGAGGTGGTCGCCGGCGCCGACCTGGTGATCACCACCTACACGCTGCTGCGCCTGGACGAGGGGGCCTACGGCGCGCTGCCGTGGAGCGGCCTGGTCCTCGACGAGGCCCAGTTCGTCAAGAACCACACGGCCCGCACCTACGCCGCCGCGCGGCGGCTGCCCGCCCGGTTCAAGCTGGCGATCACCGGCACGCCGCTGGAGAACAGCCTGATGGACCTGTGGTCGATGCTCTCGATCGTCGCGCCGGGCCTGTTCCCCGACCCGAAGCGCTTCACCGAGCACTACCGGACGCCGATCGAGCGCGGCGGCGACCCGGCCGCGCTGGAGACCCTGCGCCGCCGGATCCGCCCGCTGGTGCTCCGGCGCACCAAGGAGCAGGTCGCCGCCGAGCTGCCGCCCAAGCAGGAGCAGGTGCTCGAGGTGGTGCTCGACCCACGGCACCGCAAGGTCTACGACACCCACCTGCAGCGGGAGCGGCGCACGGTGCTCGGCCTCGTCGACGACCTGCAGAAGAACCGGTTCACCATCTTCCGGTCGCTGACCCTGCTGCGGCAGCTGGCCCTCGACCCCGCGCTGGTCGACGACGCCTCCACCGGCATCCCGTCGAGCAAGGCCGACGCCTTCCTCGAGCACGTGCAGGAGGTGGTGTCCGAGGGACACCGCGTGCTGGTGTTCAGCCAGTTCACCCGGTTCCTGCGCACCGTCCGCGACCGCCTCGACGCGCACGGCGTGGCCCACGCCTACCTCGACGGCCGCACCCGCGACCGCGCGCAGCGCATCGAGGAGTTCCGCAGCGGCCGCGCGCCGGTGTTCCTGATCAGCCTCAAGGCCGGCGGCTCGGGGCTCAACCTCACCGAGGCCGACTACGTGTACGTCCTCGACCCCTGGTGGAACCCGGCGGTGGAGGCCCAGGCGATCGACCGTGCGCACCGCATCGGCCAGGACAGGACCGTGATGGTGTACCGGCTGGTGGCGGCGGACACCATCGAGGAGAAGGTCGTGGCCCTGCAGGAGCGCAAGCGCGACCTGTTCGCCCGGGTCCTGGATGACGACGGCGCGCTGACCGGACCGCTGACCGCCGACGACATCCGCGGCCTGTTCTCCTGA
- a CDS encoding type II toxin-antitoxin system VapC family toxin: MIVVVDASVLVPALVDDGGSGALARERLLAADVHVPALADVEVLSAVRRAVLAGRLPAQRGAEALQDWSELTVERYPHLPLLGRAWQLRDSVSAYDAQYVALAELLDVPLVTADGRLARAPGLRCPVDLLS, from the coding sequence GTGATCGTCGTCGTCGACGCGTCGGTCCTCGTGCCCGCCCTGGTCGACGACGGCGGGTCCGGGGCCCTCGCCCGTGAGCGGCTCCTCGCCGCGGACGTGCACGTCCCGGCGCTGGCGGACGTGGAGGTCCTCTCCGCCGTCCGGCGCGCGGTCCTCGCCGGCCGGCTCCCTGCCCAGCGCGGCGCCGAGGCCCTGCAGGACTGGAGCGAGTTGACGGTGGAGCGGTACCCGCACCTCCCGCTCCTCGGCCGGGCCTGGCAGCTGCGGGACTCCGTCAGCGCCTACGACGCCCAGTACGTCGCGCTCGCCGAGCTCCTCGACGTCCCGCTGGTCACCGCCGACGGACGGCTGGCACGCGCACCGGGACTGCGCTGCCCCGTCGACCTCCTGTCCTGA
- a CDS encoding FitA-like ribbon-helix-helix domain-containing protein, which translates to MLQVRNVPDDLHATLRARAAASGLSLSEYVLRELQTVAARPSKAEVLARAARRGGRMSFDDAVAAISAERPDER; encoded by the coding sequence ATGCTGCAGGTCCGCAACGTCCCGGACGACCTCCACGCGACCCTGCGGGCGCGGGCCGCGGCGAGCGGGCTGAGCCTCTCGGAGTACGTGCTCCGCGAGCTGCAGACGGTCGCCGCGCGGCCGAGCAAGGCCGAGGTCCTCGCCCGCGCGGCGCGACGCGGCGGGCGGATGTCGTTCGACGACGCCGTCGCTGCGATCTCCGCAGAGCGACCGGATGAGAGGTGA
- a CDS encoding alpha/beta fold hydrolase — protein sequence MTADAPSDERLAARTVGEAGPRVVFVHGLFGQGKNWTTAAKGLADGHRVTLLDLPNHGHSPWTERVDYLDMAQMVADELETLGEPVTLVGHSMGGKVAMQLALRRPELLRALVVVDIAPVEYPLTGGRTDDDDEEASPFGAFIAAMRAVDLGALRTREDADRALREAVPSRMVRSFLLQSLVREGVGSGRWRWRLNLETLERDLGELRGFPDPPPGATFDGPVLWVAGAKSHYVLPGDRERMDALFPSTRLVKVKNAGHWVHSEQPEVFLETLRRFLDAVEEGQ from the coding sequence ATGACCGCCGACGCGCCCTCCGACGAGCGGCTGGCCGCACGCACCGTGGGCGAGGCCGGCCCGCGCGTGGTGTTCGTGCACGGGCTGTTCGGCCAGGGCAAGAACTGGACGACGGCGGCCAAGGGCCTCGCCGACGGGCACCGCGTCACGCTGCTGGACCTGCCCAACCACGGGCACTCGCCGTGGACCGAGCGGGTCGACTACCTCGACATGGCGCAGATGGTCGCCGACGAGCTGGAGACCCTGGGCGAGCCCGTGACGCTGGTCGGGCACTCGATGGGCGGCAAGGTGGCGATGCAGCTGGCGCTGCGCCGGCCGGAGCTGCTGCGCGCGCTGGTGGTCGTGGACATCGCACCGGTGGAGTACCCGCTCACCGGCGGCCGCACGGACGACGACGACGAGGAGGCCTCGCCCTTCGGCGCGTTCATCGCGGCGATGCGGGCGGTGGACCTCGGTGCCCTGCGCACCCGCGAGGACGCCGACCGGGCGCTGCGGGAGGCGGTGCCGAGCCGGATGGTGCGGTCGTTCCTGCTGCAGAGCCTGGTCCGCGAGGGCGTCGGTTCCGGCCGCTGGCGGTGGCGGCTGAACCTGGAGACGCTCGAGCGCGACCTCGGCGAGCTGCGCGGCTTCCCCGACCCGCCGCCGGGCGCCACCTTCGACGGCCCCGTGCTGTGGGTCGCCGGCGCGAAGAGCCACTACGTGCTGCCCGGCGACCGCGAGCGGATGGACGCGCTGTTCCCCTCGACCCGGCTGGTCAAGGTCAAGAACGCCGGCCACTGGGTGCACTCCGAGCAGCCCGAGGTCTTCCTCGAGACGCTGCGCCGCTTCCTGGACGCCGTCGAGGAGGGGCAGTAG